One window of Rasiella rasia genomic DNA carries:
- a CDS encoding T9SS type A sorting domain-containing protein produces the protein MKKITILIALLACTLGFAQESVRETSRITIEDVPTERLANLPMYHNAFTPLPGDTPEGGDIWTVTVSVPGFGDEVSWELRDDLGVAILSGGPIATGGSETLMVNTSSSPLEFFIESIGTFNDNTPTWEVSCSGVVATTGTLAGGTDATESGLVCGVGLPPVCGGENLTNAFENAFFSSPGTFPDQVIAGDLTVPADSDFTLDTMLTEIWVNPGQTILSVDITIYGDAAGSPDTGNVITTFAGLAPDSQTNVGSNFGFDIYDVSFDMGGLSLSGQPGTTTEYWVSMYIFASDNNDAGWGATSVSSVANNLHFSLDGGVTWTLDTVNDVVATYIGTCANNDECSGAIAMSCGDVETGDTSTNTDTGGFNDSPDAWYSYTGSGDPEFVTFSLCDGGTAYDSRLTVYDVCGGVEIALNDDACGLQSEVSFLSDGTTTYFVAVEGFGTGDAGAFSLEVSCNPVAANDLCDDAIAVSCGDVISGSTNFATIDDAVAGNCDDTFDPTPFLPTVEVVSPGVWYSYTEPIPGFVQDITLDLCDAADFDTKISVYSGDCGALVCVAANDDNDDCTGFTSTVEFQSDGISTYYILVHGFNQTGNFDLSVNCAPVPPPNDMIVNSIDVDEIGFPYTDPAVNMPGATVEAGGTPADCDNAGVRGVWYNFVPEMGGTATASVTTPAAYTSVTFYTAPDEDSVETDLVLVDYFDNQCVPGADASILVTAGQPYYVYVANQGGVTDIVIDGDFYLGIGDTEIQGFSYFPNPAENQLNLRSGGGTIESAIIYNILGQEVLSERVGSSDAQLNVANLSVGTYILKVVVDGELGIYKIVKQ, from the coding sequence ATGAAGAAAATTACAATTCTTATTGCCTTACTGGCATGTACTTTGGGATTTGCTCAAGAAAGTGTTCGGGAAACTAGCCGAATCACTATTGAAGATGTTCCAACTGAAAGATTGGCGAACTTGCCAATGTATCACAACGCATTTACACCTTTGCCAGGAGATACTCCAGAAGGTGGAGATATTTGGACTGTTACTGTTTCCGTACCTGGATTTGGTGATGAAGTTTCATGGGAACTTAGAGATGATCTAGGTGTTGCAATTCTAAGTGGAGGTCCAATCGCTACAGGAGGTTCAGAAACTTTAATGGTGAACACTAGTTCAAGCCCTTTAGAATTCTTTATTGAATCTATAGGTACATTCAACGACAATACACCAACTTGGGAAGTTTCGTGTAGTGGTGTTGTTGCCACTACGGGTACTTTAGCTGGTGGTACAGATGCTACTGAATCTGGTTTAGTGTGTGGCGTAGGCTTGCCGCCAGTATGTGGAGGTGAAAACCTTACGAATGCTTTTGAAAATGCATTCTTTAGTTCTCCTGGAACCTTTCCGGATCAAGTAATTGCTGGTGATTTAACCGTTCCCGCAGATAGCGATTTTACTCTAGACACTATGTTGACAGAGATTTGGGTTAATCCAGGACAAACTATTCTTTCGGTAGATATTACTATATATGGAGATGCAGCAGGATCTCCTGATACAGGTAATGTAATAACTACATTTGCTGGTCTTGCACCTGATTCACAAACAAATGTAGGTTCAAATTTTGGATTTGACATATATGATGTGTCATTTGATATGGGCGGACTTTCTTTAAGTGGTCAGCCAGGGACAACTACAGAATATTGGGTAAGCATGTACATTTTTGCAAGTGACAATAATGATGCCGGATGGGGAGCTACTTCTGTATCATCTGTAGCCAACAACCTACATTTTTCATTAGATGGTGGTGTGACTTGGACTTTGGATACTGTAAACGATGTTGTTGCTACTTATATTGGTACTTGTGCTAACAACGATGAGTGTTCAGGAGCTATCGCAATGTCATGTGGTGATGTAGAGACAGGTGATACAAGTACAAACACAGACACTGGCGGATTTAATGATTCTCCAGATGCATGGTATTCTTATACAGGTTCAGGCGATCCTGAGTTCGTTACCTTCTCATTATGTGATGGAGGAACAGCATACGATTCTCGATTAACAGTATACGATGTTTGTGGTGGTGTTGAAATCGCCCTAAACGATGATGCTTGTGGATTACAATCAGAGGTAAGTTTCTTATCAGATGGTACTACTACGTATTTTGTAGCTGTAGAAGGATTTGGAACAGGTGATGCTGGAGCTTTCAGTTTAGAAGTTTCATGTAATCCAGTTGCAGCCAATGACCTTTGTGACGATGCGATTGCCGTGAGTTGTGGAGATGTAATATCTGGTAGCACTAATTTTGCCACTATTGATGATGCTGTTGCAGGAAACTGTGATGATACTTTCGATCCAACACCGTTTTTACCAACAGTAGAGGTTGTATCACCAGGAGTATGGTACTCTTACACAGAGCCTATTCCAGGTTTTGTACAAGATATTACCTTAGATTTATGTGATGCTGCAGATTTCGACACTAAGATTTCAGTATACTCAGGAGACTGTGGTGCTTTAGTTTGTGTTGCTGCGAATGATGATAATGATGACTGTACAGGCTTTACTTCAACGGTAGAGTTCCAGAGTGATGGTATTTCAACGTACTATATTTTAGTACATGGATTTAACCAAACAGGAAACTTTGATTTATCAGTTAACTGTGCACCAGTACCTCCACCAAACGATATGATTGTAAACTCTATCGATGTTGATGAGATAGGCTTCCCTTACACAGATCCAGCAGTAAACATGCCTGGTGCTACAGTAGAAGCTGGAGGAACTCCTGCCGACTGTGATAATGCAGGTGTACGTGGAGTATGGTACAATTTTGTTCCAGAGATGGGCGGAACTGCTACCGCGAGTGTAACAACACCAGCAGCTTATACTTCTGTTACTTTCTATACGGCTCCAGATGAGGATTCAGTAGAGACAGATCTTGTATTGGTAGATTACTTTGATAACCAATGTGTACCGGGAGCAGATGCTTCTATATTAGTAACTGCAGGTCAGCCATACTATGTGTATGTAGCAAACCAAGGTGGAGTTACCGATATTGTTATCGATGGAGACTTCTACTTAGGTATTGGAGATACAGAGATTCAAGGATTTAGTTATTTCCCTAACCCAGCAGAGAATCAATTGAACCTACGTTCAGGAGGTGGTACTATAGAGAGTGCTATTATCTACAACATCTTAGGTCAAGAAGTATTGTCTGAGCGCGTAGGAAGTAGCGACGCTCAATTGAATGTAGCTAACCTAAGCGTTGGAACATACATTTTGAAAGTTGTTGTTGATGGCGAATTAGGCATCTACAAGATTGTAAAGCAGTAA
- a CDS encoding T9SS-dependent choice-of-anchor J family protein yields the protein MKRITMLMGLMLCSIFAVQSQTTNVNSSRTVQPSTPTVSMADVLERYNNLDTSTNLVPTDVFTPVELQMLRGHLNSTSGERMAVLLTEDFVDITTLPGAGYDLINVSDAPGATDWLQGNDGVFPAQSGAPTEYIAANFNNTGGSVINNFMITPPLDLENGDEIIFWSRSTETTPGFDFPDRLEVRIDPTGADTDPANSTDVGSYTELLLEINPTLASMGYPEVWTQFTATVSGLSGTVNTRVAFRYWVTNAGPFGSNSDYIGIDSLVIQEGGTTPPPATGMAFAAEGIDDEYINFDIATPAGYSVVGPSTIIYECGTVVDPTNSNLGIVLGENGDVSSLDFTTGVYTPIGSLPVPAGTFWAAMDVDSSGQVYALALDSLTATSTLYSVDLTALTSTMIGATGIAFNFALGIDENDVAYSVSNTTDSLYTIDLTSGVATLVGPTGVDTEFGQELSFDGNTNTMYLAAFNNGIFNGEWRSVDTATGATTSLGEFAPAGFKQITWVEIPVVVTNDECMNAIAMSCGDVEVGDTSTNTDTGGFNDSPDAWYSYTGSGDPEFVTFSLCDGGTAYDSRLTVYDVCGGVEIALNDDACGLQSEVSFLSDGTTTYFVAVEGFGTGDAGAFSLEVSCNPVAANDLCDDAIAVSCGDVISGSTNFATIDDAVAGNCDDTFDPTPFLPTVEVVSPGVWYSYTEPIPGFVQDITLDLCDAADFDTKISVYSGDCGALVCVAANDDNDDCTGFTSTVEFQSDGISTYYILVHGFNQTGNFDLSVNCAPVPPPNDMIVNSIDVDEIGFPYTDPAVNMPGATVEAGGTPADCDNAGVRGVWYNFVPEMGGTATASVTTPAAYTSVTFYTAPDEDSVETDLVLVDYFDNQCVPGADASILVTAGQPYYVYVANQGGVTDIVIDGDFYLGIGDTEIQGFSYFPNPAENQLNLRSGGGTIESAIIYNILGQEVLSERVGSSDAQLNVANLSVGTYILKVVVDGELGIYKIVKQ from the coding sequence ATGAAAAGAATTACCATGTTAATGGGTCTTATGTTGTGTAGCATATTTGCTGTGCAGTCTCAGACAACAAATGTAAATAGTTCGCGAACAGTACAACCAAGTACACCAACTGTATCCATGGCAGATGTGTTGGAGCGCTACAACAATTTAGATACAAGCACTAATTTAGTACCCACAGATGTGTTTACACCAGTTGAATTACAAATGTTAAGAGGGCATTTAAATTCAACTTCTGGAGAACGTATGGCGGTATTACTTACAGAAGATTTTGTAGATATTACAACATTGCCTGGTGCGGGATATGATTTAATTAATGTTAGTGATGCCCCAGGAGCTACAGATTGGCTTCAAGGAAATGATGGTGTATTCCCAGCTCAATCTGGAGCACCAACAGAATACATTGCAGCTAACTTTAATAATACAGGTGGATCTGTTATCAATAACTTTATGATAACCCCGCCACTTGATTTAGAGAATGGGGATGAAATCATTTTCTGGAGCCGATCTACAGAAACGACTCCTGGCTTTGATTTCCCTGATAGACTAGAAGTACGTATAGATCCTACAGGAGCAGATACAGATCCTGCAAATTCAACAGATGTAGGTTCTTATACCGAACTTTTATTAGAGATAAACCCAACTCTTGCGTCTATGGGGTATCCAGAAGTGTGGACTCAGTTTACAGCTACTGTATCTGGCCTATCCGGAACAGTAAATACACGCGTTGCCTTCAGATATTGGGTGACCAATGCGGGACCTTTTGGATCTAATTCAGACTATATTGGTATCGATTCGCTCGTTATTCAGGAAGGTGGTACAACTCCGCCTCCAGCAACGGGGATGGCATTTGCTGCGGAAGGAATAGATGACGAATATATTAATTTTGACATAGCAACTCCAGCTGGATATAGTGTTGTAGGACCATCCACCATAATTTACGAATGTGGCACCGTGGTTGATCCAACAAATTCAAATCTTGGGATTGTATTAGGAGAAAATGGCGATGTAAGTAGCCTTGATTTTACTACAGGTGTTTACACACCCATTGGGAGTTTACCAGTCCCAGCAGGAACTTTTTGGGCAGCTATGGACGTAGATAGCTCTGGTCAAGTATACGCCCTGGCACTTGATTCTTTGACTGCCACTTCCACATTGTACAGTGTAGATTTAACAGCACTAACGAGCACCATGATTGGCGCAACAGGTATAGCGTTTAATTTTGCGTTAGGTATTGATGAAAATGATGTTGCCTACAGTGTATCTAATACAACAGATTCTTTATATACTATAGACTTAACTTCAGGTGTTGCTACCTTAGTGGGGCCAACTGGAGTTGATACAGAGTTTGGTCAAGAACTTTCTTTCGATGGAAATACCAATACAATGTATTTAGCCGCATTTAATAATGGAATTTTTAATGGAGAATGGAGAAGCGTAGATACTGCAACTGGGGCAACTACTTCTTTAGGAGAATTTGCTCCTGCAGGATTTAAGCAAATAACTTGGGTAGAGATACCTGTGGTTGTTACCAACGACGAATGTATGAATGCTATCGCAATGTCATGTGGTGATGTAGAAGTAGGTGATACAAGTACAAACACAGACACTGGCGGATTTAATGATTCTCCAGATGCATGGTATTCTTACACAGGTTCAGGCGATCCTGAGTTCGTTACCTTCTCATTATGTGATGGAGGAACAGCATACGATTCTCGATTAACAGTATACGATGTTTGTGGTGGTGTTGAAATCGCCCTAAACGATGATGCTTGTGGATTACAATCAGAGGTAAGTTTCTTATCAGATGGTACTACTACGTATTTTGTAGCTGTAGAAGGATTTGGAACAGGTGATGCTGGAGCTTTCAGTTTAGAAGTTTCATGTAATCCAGTTGCAGCCAATGACCTTTGTGACGATGCGATTGCCGTGAGTTGTGGAGATGTAATATCTGGTAGCACTAATTTTGCCACTATTGATGATGCTGTTGCAGGAAACTGTGATGATACTTTCGATCCAACACCGTTTTTACCAACAGTAGAGGTTGTATCACCAGGAGTATGGTACTCTTACACAGAGCCTATTCCAGGTTTTGTACAAGATATTACCTTAGATTTATGTGATGCTGCAGATTTCGACACTAAGATTTCAGTATACTCAGGAGACTGTGGTGCTTTAGTTTGTGTTGCTGCGAATGATGATAATGATGACTGTACAGGCTTTACTTCAACGGTAGAGTTCCAGAGTGATGGTATTTCAACGTACTATATTTTAGTACATGGATTTAACCAAACAGGAAACTTTGATTTATCAGTTAACTGTGCACCAGTACCTCCACCAAACGATATGATTGTAAACTCTATCGATGTTGATGAGATAGGCTTCCCTTACACAGATCCAGCAGTAAACATGCCTGGTGCTACAGTAGAAGCTGGAGGAACTCCTGCCGACTGTGATAATGCAGGTGTACGTGGAGTATGGTACAATTTTGTTCCAGAGATGGGCGGAACTGCTACAGCGAGTGTAACAACACCAGCTGCTTATACTTCTGTTACTTTCTATACGGCTCCAGATGAGGATTCAGTAGAGACAGATCTTGTATTGGTAGATTACTTTGATAACCAGTGTGTACCGGGAGCAGATGCTTCTATATTAGTAACTGCAGGTCAGCCATACTATGTGTATGTAGCAAACCAAGGTGGAGTTACCGATATTGTTATCGATGGAGACTTCTACTTAGGTATTGGAGATACAGAGATTCAAGGATTTAGTTATTTCCCTAACCCAGCAGAGAATCAATTGAACCTACGTTCAGGAGGTGGTACTATAGAGAGTGCTATTATCTACAACATCTTAGGTCAAGAAGTATTGTCTGAGCGCGTAGGAAGTAGCGACGCTCAATTGAATGTAGCTAACCTAAGCGTTGGAACATACATTTTGAAAGTTGTTGTTGATGGCGAATTAGGCATCTACAAGATTGTGAAGCAGTAA
- a CDS encoding T9SS type A sorting domain-containing protein, giving the protein MKKITFLSVLLISALSFGQNGAVDGISTTSNQNVTTRVTNNTVVSFSGEMGRSNASFNGTVYHNPESTRQMPVLAYESGPYFSIAGTPDVSLLEDTTLLMQNYGYGVQVVNDNRIAEDIILADDYDVTSMEFFAYQSFTPTAPPTINEINMQVWDGDPSLPGSSVIYGDATTNVLTSVVWSGAYRQLESGPNTDRAIHRITVDTPGLSLAAGTYWVDWQIGGTATSGPWQPPVAILGQTTTGNGMQSIAGTWGIMEDPGTLTQQGAPIRVMGDCTSCASSATTFTTLGDLEAACPSAVDFTMEDFADSNFGPNSVSACGVELSNAGDGTCYNAGVLEEGFSITVGAGGGGGLTVLLTTGFIGVPSDYVGANSFADFTILNFTGPDDVYSAGFDIFNNSNVDTEIRLFDAGGILIDTFTVTNPINTANFFGFISDVPVSRVEIEGIAGSGELISNLLFGACIENDICTDPFVLTCGDVVAGDTSDNTDQGGANDSLDEWYSFTGTGFEQVVTISLCDGGTAFDSLLTVYDSCGGAVVADNDDSCGLQSEVSFTSDGTSTYYIAVEGFDASEFGAYNLEISCVVPFDNCDIAGSISCGETVVGSTANASPDLGVPDCGGGNDAPGLWYVINDTSGLVTDYTVSLCDGGTTYDSKLVVYSGDCGALVCVAENDDSCGLQSELTFQSDGSSTYYILVNGFNAASSGDFSLNLSCLPVPPFNDMIANSIDVDEAGLPYTDPAVPMPAATTEAGGTPAVCDNAGVLGVWYNFVPELNGTATAEVISPAGYTSVTFYTAPDEDSVETDLTLVDWFDNQCVPGADASIPVVAGQAYYVYVANHDGITDIVIDGDFYLGADDNVIQGFSYFPNPADNQLNLSSGNGTIESAVIYNILGQEVLSQKVGSSNAQLNVAGLTVGTYVLKVVVDGELGIYKIVKQ; this is encoded by the coding sequence ATGAAAAAAATTACTTTTTTATCAGTTTTGTTGATAAGCGCATTGAGCTTTGGGCAAAACGGAGCAGTGGATGGCATTTCCACTACTTCAAACCAAAATGTCACTACGAGAGTGACTAATAATACTGTAGTATCCTTTTCTGGAGAGATGGGACGCAGTAATGCTTCTTTTAACGGTACTGTATACCATAATCCTGAGTCTACAAGACAGATGCCAGTATTGGCATACGAGTCGGGGCCATACTTTAGTATAGCAGGTACACCAGATGTAAGTCTGTTGGAAGATACAACCCTATTAATGCAAAATTATGGGTACGGTGTTCAAGTTGTTAATGATAACCGAATTGCTGAAGATATTATTCTTGCAGACGATTATGATGTAACTTCTATGGAGTTTTTCGCGTATCAATCTTTTACGCCAACGGCACCTCCAACTATCAACGAAATTAATATGCAAGTTTGGGACGGAGATCCAAGTTTGCCAGGTAGCTCTGTTATATATGGTGATGCTACTACTAACGTACTTACTAGTGTAGTATGGAGTGGAGCCTACAGACAATTAGAAAGTGGTCCAAATACAGACCGTGCTATTCACAGAATTACAGTAGATACTCCAGGCTTATCTTTAGCTGCAGGTACGTACTGGGTAGACTGGCAAATTGGTGGTACAGCGACTTCAGGTCCATGGCAACCACCTGTTGCGATTTTAGGTCAAACAACAACAGGAAATGGAATGCAATCTATTGCGGGTACATGGGGAATCATGGAAGACCCAGGAACACTTACACAACAAGGAGCTCCTATTCGTGTGATGGGTGATTGTACAAGTTGTGCGTCATCTGCAACTACATTTACTACTTTAGGTGACCTTGAAGCTGCATGTCCAAGTGCAGTAGATTTCACAATGGAAGATTTTGCAGATTCAAACTTTGGTCCAAACAGTGTTTCTGCATGTGGTGTAGAATTAAGTAATGCTGGTGATGGTACATGTTATAATGCCGGTGTTTTAGAAGAAGGATTTAGTATTACCGTCGGTGCTGGCGGTGGTGGTGGACTCACAGTTTTGTTAACAACAGGATTTATAGGAGTACCAAGTGACTATGTAGGAGCAAACTCGTTTGCAGACTTTACTATTCTAAATTTTACTGGGCCAGATGACGTTTATAGTGCAGGATTCGACATTTTTAATAACTCTAATGTTGATACTGAAATACGTTTGTTCGATGCTGGAGGCATTCTAATAGATACTTTCACAGTTACTAATCCTATAAATACTGCAAATTTCTTTGGCTTTATTTCAGATGTTCCTGTAAGTCGTGTTGAAATTGAAGGTATTGCAGGATCAGGTGAATTAATCTCAAATCTTCTTTTTGGTGCGTGTATTGAAAATGATATTTGTACAGATCCGTTTGTGTTAACATGTGGTGATGTAGTTGCTGGAGATACTTCAGACAATACAGACCAAGGTGGTGCTAACGATTCTTTAGATGAGTGGTACTCTTTCACAGGAACTGGATTCGAACAAGTAGTTACTATTTCACTTTGTGATGGAGGAACAGCATTCGATTCTTTATTAACTGTGTACGATTCTTGCGGAGGCGCTGTAGTTGCAGACAATGATGATTCTTGTGGATTACAATCTGAAGTAAGTTTTACGTCAGACGGAACATCTACATATTATATTGCAGTTGAAGGTTTTGATGCTTCTGAATTTGGCGCATACAATCTAGAGATTAGTTGTGTTGTACCTTTTGATAACTGTGATATTGCAGGGTCTATTAGTTGTGGAGAAACCGTTGTTGGTTCTACTGCAAATGCTAGTCCAGATCTTGGTGTTCCAGATTGTGGTGGAGGAAATGATGCTCCAGGTCTTTGGTATGTAATTAATGATACTTCAGGATTAGTGACAGATTACACAGTTTCATTGTGTGATGGTGGAACTACGTACGATAGTAAATTAGTAGTATATTCAGGTGACTGTGGTGCTTTAGTTTGTGTTGCTGAAAATGACGATTCTTGCGGTCTTCAGTCTGAATTAACATTCCAAAGTGATGGTAGTTCTACTTACTATATACTTGTAAATGGTTTTAATGCAGCAAGCTCAGGAGATTTCTCTCTTAACTTATCTTGCCTTCCTGTACCTCCTTTCAACGATATGATTGCAAATTCTATAGACGTAGATGAGGCAGGACTTCCTTACACAGATCCAGCAGTGCCTATGCCAGCAGCTACAACAGAAGCAGGTGGTACTCCAGCGGTTTGTGATAATGCTGGTGTATTAGGAGTTTGGTACAATTTTGTTCCAGAACTTAACGGTACAGCTACTGCTGAAGTAATTAGCCCAGCAGGATATACTTCAGTTACTTTTTACACAGCTCCAGACGAAGATTCTGTAGAAACAGATCTTACGTTAGTAGATTGGTTCGATAACCAGTGTGTACCTGGAGCAGATGCTTCTATCCCTGTTGTAGCAGGACAAGCATACTACGTGTACGTTGCAAATCATGATGGTATTACTGATATCGTAATTGATGGTGACTTCTATCTTGGAGCAGATGATAACGTAATTCAAGGATTTAGTTATTTCCCGAATCCAGCAGATAACCAACTAAACTTAAGTTCTGGTAATGGTACAATTGAAAGTGCTGTTATTTATAACATCTTAGGTCAAGAAGTATTGTCTCAAAAAGTAGGAAGCAGCAATGCTCAATTGAATGTTGCAGGTCTTACAGTTGGAACCTATGTTTTAAAGGTTGTTGTTGATGGCGAATTAGGCATCTACAAAATTGTAAAGCAGTAA
- a CDS encoding glycosyltransferase — protein sequence MKRSYSFIIPVYNRPQEIKELLESFLVLQSNHEYEIVIVEDGSSETSEAVVKQFENSLNISYYTKPNSGPGDSRNYGMKKATGNYFIILDSDCLLPSHYLETVDYFLDNKYYDCYGGADAAHQNFSDLQKAINYVMTSFLTTGGIRGAKKSVNKFEPRSFNMGISKEAFNATGGFAKIHPGEDPDLSQRILKANFETTYIPDAYVFHKRRISWHKFYTQVKKFGLVRPILNKWHPNAAKITFWFPTLFLFFVVATLVLSILVSWLLALPLVSYIFMILIDASIKNKSISIGFLAVWAMFVQFFGYGMAFLKSTFFIHWLNKEPEKQFPKLFFK from the coding sequence ATGAAGCGAAGTTATTCCTTTATCATTCCTGTATACAATAGACCCCAAGAAATTAAAGAGTTGTTGGAGAGTTTTTTAGTGCTGCAATCTAACCATGAATATGAAATTGTTATTGTAGAAGATGGTAGTAGTGAAACATCGGAAGCTGTAGTAAAACAATTTGAAAACTCTTTAAATATATCGTACTACACTAAACCAAATTCAGGTCCTGGAGATTCTCGTAACTACGGAATGAAAAAGGCTACAGGTAACTATTTTATCATCCTCGATTCAGACTGTTTACTTCCTTCTCATTATTTGGAAACTGTAGATTATTTTCTTGACAATAAGTACTATGATTGCTATGGCGGGGCAGACGCAGCACATCAAAACTTTTCAGATTTACAGAAAGCTATAAATTATGTTATGACCTCATTTTTAACTACAGGAGGTATTCGAGGCGCAAAAAAGAGCGTCAATAAATTTGAGCCTAGAAGTTTCAATATGGGAATTTCTAAGGAAGCATTTAATGCCACTGGCGGATTTGCGAAGATACATCCAGGAGAAGACCCCGATTTGTCACAGCGTATTCTAAAAGCTAATTTTGAAACTACCTATATTCCAGATGCCTATGTATTTCATAAAAGACGAATTTCATGGCATAAGTTTTATACCCAGGTTAAGAAATTTGGCCTCGTACGCCCCATCTTAAATAAATGGCACCCAAATGCAGCAAAAATCACTTTTTGGTTTCCTACCCTTTTTCTCTTCTTTGTTGTAGCGACTTTAGTTTTAAGCATTTTGGTTTCTTGGCTGCTAGCTTTACCATTGGTAAGTTATATTTTCATGATTTTAATAGATGCTAGTATCAAGAACAAAAGTATCTCAATCGGATTTTTAGCCGTATGGGCAATGTTCGTACAGTTTTTTGGTTATGGGATGGCATTTTTGAAGTCCACCTTTTTTATTCATTGGCTGAATAAAGAACCCGAAAAGCAATTTCCGAAGTTATTTTTTAAGTAA
- a CDS encoding CdaR family protein, protein MAVSNKSFKSIKVNMFFFFLLLAIVFWALTKFSKENTAQIETAFTYQNIPEEYLLAEENPNSVNFYITTNGIDFLIYKIKKPTVVVDVSKYFDTDTKVAKLSDEELKDELTKQIGYTGTIRNLSEKGITIQLQGVQAKKIPVVVRAKISYRNGFRALDSVYADPDSILVSGPSRYLDSITRIATKEVIIENVGANLSEEIALLPLPYKDLVTRTTSVTLKQEVMEFAQKKITLPISVENIPANTSIKLIPQRITVTCVMPIEKFNTISEQDFQVVCDYNDRNTEENFLSPTLVKVPSYAKSVELSPKKIDFLIFKK, encoded by the coding sequence ATGGCAGTTTCAAACAAATCTTTTAAAAGCATAAAAGTAAATATGTTTTTTTTCTTTCTGTTACTTGCTATTGTGTTCTGGGCACTTACTAAATTTTCTAAAGAGAATACAGCTCAGATAGAGACAGCTTTTACGTACCAAAATATACCAGAAGAGTATTTGTTGGCTGAAGAGAACCCAAATAGCGTTAACTTTTATATCACCACAAATGGAATCGATTTTTTAATCTACAAAATAAAAAAACCTACGGTTGTAGTAGATGTGTCTAAATACTTTGATACCGATACAAAAGTTGCAAAACTAAGTGATGAAGAATTGAAAGATGAGCTCACTAAACAAATTGGCTATACTGGAACCATACGAAATCTTTCAGAAAAAGGTATCACAATTCAATTACAAGGAGTACAAGCTAAAAAAATTCCTGTGGTGGTAAGAGCAAAGATTTCTTATAGAAACGGATTTAGAGCATTAGACAGCGTCTATGCAGATCCAGACTCTATTTTAGTTTCTGGACCATCACGTTATTTAGATTCTATTACTAGAATTGCAACCAAGGAAGTAATTATAGAGAATGTTGGAGCTAACCTTTCCGAAGAAATAGCCTTACTTCCTTTACCCTACAAAGATTTAGTAACCAGAACTACAAGTGTTACCCTAAAACAAGAGGTAATGGAATTTGCTCAGAAAAAAATTACACTGCCTATTTCCGTAGAAAACATACCCGCTAACACAAGTATTAAATTAATTCCACAGCGTATCACAGTAACTTGTGTAATGCCAATAGAGAAGTTTAATACCATTTCTGAACAAGATTTTCAAGTGGTTTGTGACTATAACGACAGAAATACAGAAGAAAATTTTTTGTCTCCCACTTTAGTTAAAGTTCCTTCTTATGCAAAAAGTGTGGAGCTGTCACCTAAGAAAATTGATTTTCTCATCTTTAAAAAGTAA
- the coaE gene encoding dephospho-CoA kinase (Dephospho-CoA kinase (CoaE) performs the final step in coenzyme A biosynthesis.) → MKIVGLTGGIGSGKTTVAKMFQELGVPVYIADIEAKKLTNSSKIIHRKLTQLLGKEAYTDGVLNRVFVAKLVFNDATLLKAVNEIIHPKVAQHFKRWVKKQHGPYCVKEAAILFENGSYVDCDLTILVTAPVEERIRRVQQRDYNTREAIVARMNNQWSDEKKIKLADVVIHNLDLASTKIQIKNLHAKLSEAP, encoded by the coding sequence ATGAAGATTGTTGGACTTACAGGTGGAATAGGAAGTGGAAAAACTACGGTAGCTAAGATGTTTCAAGAATTAGGAGTGCCAGTTTACATTGCAGATATTGAAGCGAAGAAACTTACTAATTCGTCTAAAATAATTCATCGAAAGCTCACTCAGCTTTTGGGCAAGGAGGCATATACAGATGGAGTGCTAAACCGCGTTTTTGTTGCAAAATTAGTTTTTAATGATGCTACCTTACTAAAAGCAGTTAATGAAATTATTCACCCCAAAGTGGCTCAACACTTTAAACGATGGGTTAAAAAACAACATGGACCCTATTGTGTGAAGGAAGCAGCAATTTTATTTGAAAATGGGAGCTATGTAGATTGCGACCTCACAATTTTAGTAACTGCCCCTGTAGAAGAGAGGATACGCCGTGTGCAGCAAAGAGATTACAATACTCGAGAGGCAATAGTGGCAAGGATGAACAACCAGTGGTCTGATGAAAAGAAAATTAAGCTGGCAGATGTAGTTATACACAACCTTGACTTGGCAAGTACCAAAATTCAGATTAAAAACCTACATGCAAAACTCTCAGAAGCCCCGTAA